A part of Cottoperca gobio chromosome 4, fCotGob3.1, whole genome shotgun sequence genomic DNA contains:
- the myoc gene encoding myocilin isoform X2 has protein sequence MFLLLLLCMCGLVLRGDAQDRAALWRGNDRSGRCQYTFNVPSPTEASCPQTGGPEVEGLNARLSLLEVLVSKLTGGGTGGSQGAAARAQPGLQEALNRVTGERNLLQGEKERLGQELEGLQRRMEEMRRETERLRNRPCPLQTPVVPPSLSVQDSGLMRPVGDSAWQYGRPGFQELKAEVTEVPAPDTSEDNTGCGELVSVGEPVTHRKADNIAGKYGVWMQDPEAVSPYGPNMVWRIDTIGSDVRQLFGYDDMEQLSKGFPSKVLLLPELVESTGATLYRGSLYYQRRRSRSLIRFDLASESIATRRDLPHAGFHGQFPYSWGGYTDIDLSVDQQGLWAVYSSSKAKGAIVISLLDPHSLEVKRSWETNIRKNSVANSFIICGKLYTVASYTAPDTIINYMYDTKTSQGKSMAIPFRNRYRYNSMIDYNLAQRKLFAWDNFHMVSYDLRLGHQQAN, from the exons ATGTTCCTCCTTCTcctgttgtgtatgtgtggtctTGTGCTGCGAGGTGACGCACAGGACCGAGCTGCTCTGTGGAGGGGCAACGACCGAAGTGGACGATGCCAGTACACCTTCAATGTACCCAGCCCCACCGAGGCCAGCTGCCCGCAGACCGGAGGCCCTGAGGTGGAGGGCCTGAATGCTAGACTCAGCCTATTGGAAGTACTGGTGTCCAAGCTGACTGGAGGGGGCACTGGTGGTTCCCAAGGGGCCGCAGCCAGAGCTCAGCCTGGGCTTCAAGAGGCGCTGAACCGTGTCACAGGGGAGAGGAACCTGctgcagggagagaaggaaCGTTTGGGGCAGGAGTTGGAGGGGCTTCAGCGCAGgatggaggagatgaggagagagacagagaggctgagGAACAGACCCTGTCCTCTACAGACCCCCGTGGTGCCACCAAGCCTCTCTGTGCAGGACAGTGGCCTGATGAGACCTGTCGGGG ACTCAGCGTGGCAGTATGGACGTCCAGGCTTCCAGGAGCTGAAGGCTGAGGTGACAGAAGTACCCGCTCCTGACACCTCTGAGGACAACACAG GTTGTGGGGAGTTGGTTTCGGTTGGTGAGCCGGTCACTCACAGGAAGGCAGACAATATAGCCGGTAAATATGGCGTTTGGATGCAGGACCCTGAGGCCGTCTCCCCGTACGGACCCAACATGGTGTGGCGCATCGACACCATAGGCTCTGACGTCAGGCAGCTGTTCGGGTATGACGACATGGAACAACTCTCCAAAGGCTTTCCATCCAAG GTCCTGCTGTTGCCAGAGCTGGTGGAGAGCACTGGTGCCACTCTGTACCGAGGCTCTCTGTATTATCAGAGACGTCGTAGCCGTTCTCTCATCCGCTTCGACCTGGCCTCTGAGAGCATCGCAACCCGTCGTGATCTCCCCCACGCCGGCTTCCACGGCCAGTTCCCCTACTCCTGGGGCGGCTACACAGACATCGACCTGTCTGTGGATCAGCAGGGACTGTGGGCCGTCTACTCCAGCAGCAAGGCCAAAGGAGCCATCGTGATCTCGCTGCTGGACCCACACAGTCTGGAGGTGAAGAGGAGCTGGGAGACCAACATCAGGAAGAACTCTGTGGCAAACTCCTTCATCATCTGCGGCAAGCTGTACACCGTGGCCAGCTACACAGCACCCGACACCATCATCAACTACATGTATGACACTAAGACCAGCCAGGGGAAGTCCATGGCCATCCCCTTCAGGAACAGGTACCGCTACAACAGCATGATCGACTATAATCTGGCTCAGAGGAAGCTGTTTGCCTGGGACAACTTCCACATGGTGTCCTACGACCTCAGGCTGGGTCACCAGCAGGCCAACTAA
- the myoc gene encoding myocilin isoform X1, which produces MFLLLLLCMCGLVLRGDAQDRAALWRGNDRSGRCQYTFNVPSPTEASCPQTGGPEVEGLNARLSLLEVLVSKLTGGGTGGSQGAAARAQPGLQEALNRVTGERNLLQGEKERLGQELEGLQRRMEEMRRETERLRNRPCPLQTPVVPPSLSVQDSGLMRPVGGPNPMSNLMTRPDRQGDSSSSLRDSAWQYGRPGFQELKAEVTEVPAPDTSEDNTGCGELVSVGEPVTHRKADNIAGKYGVWMQDPEAVSPYGPNMVWRIDTIGSDVRQLFGYDDMEQLSKGFPSKVLLLPELVESTGATLYRGSLYYQRRRSRSLIRFDLASESIATRRDLPHAGFHGQFPYSWGGYTDIDLSVDQQGLWAVYSSSKAKGAIVISLLDPHSLEVKRSWETNIRKNSVANSFIICGKLYTVASYTAPDTIINYMYDTKTSQGKSMAIPFRNRYRYNSMIDYNLAQRKLFAWDNFHMVSYDLRLGHQQAN; this is translated from the exons ATGTTCCTCCTTCTcctgttgtgtatgtgtggtctTGTGCTGCGAGGTGACGCACAGGACCGAGCTGCTCTGTGGAGGGGCAACGACCGAAGTGGACGATGCCAGTACACCTTCAATGTACCCAGCCCCACCGAGGCCAGCTGCCCGCAGACCGGAGGCCCTGAGGTGGAGGGCCTGAATGCTAGACTCAGCCTATTGGAAGTACTGGTGTCCAAGCTGACTGGAGGGGGCACTGGTGGTTCCCAAGGGGCCGCAGCCAGAGCTCAGCCTGGGCTTCAAGAGGCGCTGAACCGTGTCACAGGGGAGAGGAACCTGctgcagggagagaaggaaCGTTTGGGGCAGGAGTTGGAGGGGCTTCAGCGCAGgatggaggagatgaggagagagacagagaggctgagGAACAGACCCTGTCCTCTACAGACCCCCGTGGTGCCACCAAGCCTCTCTGTGCAGGACAGTGGCCTGATGAGACCTGTCGGGG GTCCCAATCCGATGTCTAACCTGATGACCAGGCCCGACAGGCAgggagacagcagcagcagtttgagaG ACTCAGCGTGGCAGTATGGACGTCCAGGCTTCCAGGAGCTGAAGGCTGAGGTGACAGAAGTACCCGCTCCTGACACCTCTGAGGACAACACAG GTTGTGGGGAGTTGGTTTCGGTTGGTGAGCCGGTCACTCACAGGAAGGCAGACAATATAGCCGGTAAATATGGCGTTTGGATGCAGGACCCTGAGGCCGTCTCCCCGTACGGACCCAACATGGTGTGGCGCATCGACACCATAGGCTCTGACGTCAGGCAGCTGTTCGGGTATGACGACATGGAACAACTCTCCAAAGGCTTTCCATCCAAG GTCCTGCTGTTGCCAGAGCTGGTGGAGAGCACTGGTGCCACTCTGTACCGAGGCTCTCTGTATTATCAGAGACGTCGTAGCCGTTCTCTCATCCGCTTCGACCTGGCCTCTGAGAGCATCGCAACCCGTCGTGATCTCCCCCACGCCGGCTTCCACGGCCAGTTCCCCTACTCCTGGGGCGGCTACACAGACATCGACCTGTCTGTGGATCAGCAGGGACTGTGGGCCGTCTACTCCAGCAGCAAGGCCAAAGGAGCCATCGTGATCTCGCTGCTGGACCCACACAGTCTGGAGGTGAAGAGGAGCTGGGAGACCAACATCAGGAAGAACTCTGTGGCAAACTCCTTCATCATCTGCGGCAAGCTGTACACCGTGGCCAGCTACACAGCACCCGACACCATCATCAACTACATGTATGACACTAAGACCAGCCAGGGGAAGTCCATGGCCATCCCCTTCAGGAACAGGTACCGCTACAACAGCATGATCGACTATAATCTGGCTCAGAGGAAGCTGTTTGCCTGGGACAACTTCCACATGGTGTCCTACGACCTCAGGCTGGGTCACCAGCAGGCCAACTAA